TGTCCTCTTCTGTTTATTATGAAAGCGTGTAATCTGGACTCTGGAGGATACCACCGCAATATCATCAACTCAAACAAAAACCAATACGCACAGTATACAtctctttttcaaatttatcaATCATAAATATACAACACGTTTTATAGCAAAACAATCGTCCATTGGTCTTATCTGCAGCTACAAGACAACTTATTGCTTCTAATCTTTATAAACAATGTCAGGTTACTTAACCTGAAAATACACACCAATCAATCAAATGTAATGGAGATAAATGATATCCCATTCAGAGAGAACTCTTTGCCTTTTCACTTCTCTGACAAATCAGTATGGACTCTGTTTGTATTGAGAAGATTGTGAAACACAGCAGGCTTCTTGGTAACTGGAGCAAGTTCCTGAAATGCCACATTAAAATTCAAGATTCGGTTAAGAAACCTGACCCGATAACCGGCTATAGCATCAAAAGGGACATCAGACTTTCATAGATAAAACTCTAAACGAAGAACATCATCGAAATTGATGGACCATTACAGATAGATGATAGAAGGAAACAGAGAGAGACAGAGTACCTCAACAGCAGCAGCTAAAGCAAGGACGGTAGCTTCAGCCCAAGGTCTTCCCATTATTTGTAATCCTATTGGAAGCCCTTCCTTATCATACCCAACctgcgttttttttttctttccatatGTTAAAAAGACAAAATGATTATTGCAAAGAATAGGACCGTGTTCCTTTGATATGTACACGGCCGGCTTAGAGAGTaaccaaaaatacaaaaacatcgCTTACGGGTACAGATATGGCTGGGAAGCCCAGGAGGTTTGCAGCTACAACAAATCGCATCAAATAAGCTGAGAAGAAATCAACAATCTCTATTATTACAAGTTGAACCAAAAGTTAAGAAGTTAAAGAGTTTCGTTTGGCAAACCTGTCACTTGAAAATTGGTTTCTCCATTTTTCAGAGCGTCAGGGGGTATCACGGGGGCTGTCATGCTGTTTGTACAAGTAAACATTTCACCAACCAGGTAAGAGAAGTTCAATCAGTCATTCATATACAAGTAATGTATCTGAAGACATTGGAAGCAAATGTTTGTTAACAAATCTTGTCGCTAGGAGATGAACTGTCTATTCATGGAATGGTTTTACGTACCCAGTTGTAGGGGTCACAATAACATCAACGTCTTTGAAGATATCCATGTGATACTCCATCAATCTTCGCCTGCAACAACAAGTTTTACACAAGCAAGCAGCCTCTATAGTGTCAATCATATGTACTAACATTTTACTTTGCCACAAATCAGACTTTTGTATACAGTTACAGATTCTTGATCCGTTTTCTGGTTAGACCATGTGATTTTGTCGGTAGATATCTGCTAATAAATCAATTCCAGGTCATGGCTACTCTAGCAAAGACTTATGAGATCTCGCTTAGTTAAACTTATTAACTCCTTAAGCATGCATAAACTTTAGACACTCATGTGATTGAACAGCTTGTTGGTCGTCATTTACCTAATACATTGAGAAGAAATATAGTCTGAAGCAGAGAAAGACCGGAAGATCGCAAAGCTGGTGCGAGTATCATaagataattttgaatttttcctGAAACGTACGACAGCGAAGAGAATGGTTAGACCAACGTTCTAATTTGTTTTGTAAGTGATGGTAATCGAAGGTGTACAGCTAGTGAAATCAGAAGATGCGTAAAGACATACCCAGCCTCACAGTAAGGAGTAAGAGAACGCAGTGCCGCAGATCCGATGGACACAACATGAGCTGCACGCATCTCTTCTACTTCAGGAACCACTATTTCCACTACCTGCGATAGTATCATACAGAGATTGTCGT
The window above is part of the Brassica napus cultivar Da-Ae chromosome C3, Da-Ae, whole genome shotgun sequence genome. Proteins encoded here:
- the LOC106348043 gene encoding fatty acid amide hydrolase-like isoform X1, producing the protein MYAAILGSSSSDRLNLNPTPPCFPKLMSHNGGNAMGSLRLGKYTRWFNDVNSSEISDKCEDILKLLSNTHGCEVVEIVVPEVEEMRAAHVVSIGSAALRSLTPYCEAGKNSKLSYDTRTSFAIFRSFSASDYISSQCIRRRLMEYHMDIFKDVDVIVTPTTGMTAPVIPPDALKNGETNFQVTAYLMRFVVAANLLGFPAISVPKKKTQVGYDKEGLPIGLQIMGRPWAEATVLALAAAVEELAPVTKKPAVFHNLLNTNRVHTDLSEK
- the LOC106348043 gene encoding fatty acid amide hydrolase-like isoform X2; the protein is MSHNGGNAMGSLRLGKYTRWFNDVNSSEISDKCEDILKLLSNTHGCEVVEIVVPEVEEMRAAHVVSIGSAALRSLTPYCEAGKNSKLSYDTRTSFAIFRSFSASDYISSQCIRRRLMEYHMDIFKDVDVIVTPTTGMTAPVIPPDALKNGETNFQVTAYLMRFVVAANLLGFPAISVPKKKTQVGYDKEGLPIGLQIMGRPWAEATVLALAAAVEELAPVTKKPAVFHNLLNTNRVHTDLSEK